In one window of Rhinoderma darwinii isolate aRhiDar2 chromosome 7, aRhiDar2.hap1, whole genome shotgun sequence DNA:
- the LOC142656917 gene encoding uncharacterized protein LOC142656917 has protein sequence MSKCIVKLCKNTTRKNLSSRGIRMYDFPSDLQKIKHWLLLIGQNFGNLDSFAHRILRARRSFRICSDHFTPDCYVLRDNRPILHDEAVPSIFPKIIDDSDLCMEDASPPSKRPRFDPVSQDYQTLLEAYNRQLLAPPESKYKVASTTTTVTCKDVSTRTDIYYQTREVGTRTIPFQGMRAKKTSTDPKWGKKNASTETSHAWLLPPSDRYVKMVDAATCTEPEFRNPSVAEPWKIRHDHMYPTDDSRSTEDSRSYDSSDNESYVAPKDKKNADRLVNERKFLVFESCLDELLQHLKCSYGDGCKASVSGIEKHVTGTMLTVVGYCSGGHICCLWQSQPVKGRTGIGDLICSSAVLFSGGNFQKVHEMFTFMGLPFVSPSRYSVLQRKYMFPIIDFYWFKEQQRSQSYLRGHPVSLVGDGRFGSFGHNGKYCTYTFLESTTKRILDFHIGQSTRLTSAMTLEKFAYKNSLDSLLDEGFSIETVSTDKRVALHNFMEERYEDISYKYDLWKYCKRFRKKLMAASLKSGCAKIAEWIPDLTNHLRFSTGSSRGQEQLTLEKWLSYLHHITGQHSWADLKQFNSCAHPPLTAEENDRPPWLCQKDPAYQHVKEIMTDQTLLGDLSRITALCHKGQLDFFHSLVLKYIPERTRFQSDALEARTKLAVLAHNYNSQRVQLAVRCRIHRRSRVSKHRNKMSQNKQKHWVAKYVYGSSASAHVFPIISDVIRFANKQIFRSWRSHPMSSCVT, from the coding sequence ATGTCGAAGTGTATCGTAAAACTCTGCAAAAATACAACACGTAAGAATCTGTCGTCCAGAGGGATCCGAATGTACGACTTCCCCTCCGATCTGCAGAAAATCAAGCACTggctcctgctgataggacagaattTTGGAAACCTCGATTCATTTGCTCATCGAATTTTACGGGCCAGGAGATCATTTCGCATTTGTTCCGACCATTTCACTCCAGACTGTTACGTCCTCCGGGACAATAGACCGATCCTTCATGACGAGGCTGTGCCATCCATCTTTCCCAAAATTATCGATGATTCCGATTTATGCATGGAAGACGCATCTCCCCCTTCCAAGAGACCTCGGTTTGATCCTGTAAGCCAAGACTACCAGACGCTCCTCGAGGCTTATAACCGGCAGTTGTTGGCGCCTCCAGAATCTAAATACAAGGTTGCGAGCACGACAACGACCGTTACCTGCAAGGACGTTAGCACGCGCACCGATATATACTATCAAACGAGAGAAGTTGGAACGAGGACCATCCCGTTTCAGGGGATGAGAGCTAAGAAAACCAGCACCGATCCAAAATGGGGTAAAAAGAATGCGAGCACAGAGACTAGTCATGCGTGGCTTCTTCCACCGTCAGATCGCTATGTCAAGATGGTGGATGCCGCTACATGTACAGAGCCTGAATTCCGTAATCCTTCTGTGGCAGAACCATGGAAAATACGACACGATCACATGTATCCTACCGATGACTCGCGTTCCACCGAGGACTCTCGAAGTTACGACTCCAGCGACAACGAGTCTTACGTCGCTCCCAAAGATAAGAAGAATGCGGATCGACTGGTAAACGAACGGAAATTTTTAGTGTTTGAATCCTGCCTGGACGAACTCCTGCAACACCTAAAATGCTCTTACGGAGATGGATGCAAGGCGAGCGTTTCTGGGATTGAGAAGCATGTGACCGGCACCATGTTAACCGTCGTCGGATACTGCTCGGGTGGTCACATTTGCTGCCTGTGGCAAAGCCAACCTGTTAAGGGGAGGACGGGCATTGGGGACTTGATATGTTCCTCGGCAGTGCTCTTCAGTGGCGGCAACTTTCAAAAAGTTCACGAGATGTTCACCTTTATGGGACTTCCTTTCGTCTCGCCAAGCAGATATTCTGTGTTGCAAAGAAAGTATATGTTTCCCATCATTGACTTTTATTGGTTTAAAGAACAGCAGAGAAGCCAGAGTTACTTACGCGGTCATCCAGTTAGTCTTGTAGGTGATGGACGATTTGGTTCCTTTGGTCATAACGGCaaatactgcacatatacattcCTGGAGTCCACAACCAAAAGAATTCTTGATTTCCATATAGGACAGTCCACCCGTTTGACTTCAGCAATGACCTTGGAGAAATTTGCATACAAGAACAGCTTGGACAGTCTTCTTGATGAAGGTTTCTCCATTGAGACGGTCTCTACAGATAAGCGCGTTGCTTTACATAACTTTATGGAGGAGCGCTACGAGGACATCTCCTATAAATATGACTTATGGAAATATTGCAAAAGGTTCCGTAAGAAATTAATGGCAGCCAGTCTCAAAAGCGGCTGCGCCAAAATTGCCGAATGGATTCCCGATCTCACAAACCATCTTCGGTTCTCTACGGGTTCGAGCCGAGGTCAAGAGCAGTTGACTCTTGAGAAATGGCTGTCGTATCTTCACCATATAACTGGACAGCATAGCTGGGCCGACCTAAAACAGTTTAATTCTTGTGCGCACCCTCCGCTAACAGCCGAAGAAAATGATCGACCTCCGTGGTTATGTCAAAAAGACCCGGCTTACCAACACGTGAAGGAAATCATGACTGACCAGACACTCCTCGGGGACTTGAGCCGTATAACCGCGCTCTGTCACAAAGGCCAATTGGACTTTTTCCACAGTTTAGTCTTAAAATATATTCCAGAGAGAACGCGCTTCCAGTCAGACGCTTTGGAGGCTAGGACTAAGTTAGCCGTCCTGGCACATAACTATAACTCTCAGAGAGTGCAATTGGCTGTTCGTTGTCGCATTCACAGGAGAAGTAGAGTCTCCAAGCATCGGAATAAGATGTctcaaaataaacaaaaacattgGGTGGCAAAATATGTATATGGGTCCAGTGCATCAGCGCACGTTTTCCCTATAATTTCAGATGTGATCCGATTTGCTAACAAGCAGATTTTCCGTAGCTGGAGGTCACATCCGATGTCCTCGTGCGTCACGTAG